The genomic segment GGCAACCATCGACAAGATGCCGGACGACTGCTCCGTGGTCGTAGTGGTCGCCACGGCGCGGCCGTACACCGACCATGAGATCGACGCGATCGGCGCCTACCTCAAGAAGGGTGGCCGCGTACTGTTCATGATTCCCCCGCGCATCAACAATCAGTTCGCCGCGCTGCTCGGCGAATGGGGCCTGAAGCTCGGCAACGATGTCGTTGTCGATCAAGTGGTGCGCTTGTTCCAAGGTCCTGCCCTCGGTCTCGCACCGCTCGCCAACACCTACGCGGCGCATGACATCACCAAGGACTTCAAGCAGCGCACGATCTTCCCGATGGCCCGCTCGGTGCAGATGGACGCCGCCGGCAAAAAGGGTCTCGTGGTCACTGAGCTGGTGAAGACCAGTCCGTCGAGCTGGGCGGAAAGCGACCTCGAAGCCCTGTTCCAGCGCAGCGAGGCCAGCCTCGATCCGGCAACCGATCGCAAAGGCCCCGTGTCCGTCGCCGCTGTGGTCGACGGCAAGCTCAAGGAAATGGGCATCGGCGAGGGTGAATCCCGCGTGGCGGTGTTCGGCAGCGTCGAGTTCGCCGACAACCGCAACATCGAAGGCACGTACTACAATCGCGACCTGTTGCTGAACACGATCGACTGGCTGGTTGGCCAGAGCGACCTGGTCTCCGTGCGCACCAAGACGATCCGCGCCTCGCGCGTCCAGTTCACGCAAGATCAGGGCACCGTGATTTTCTATCTCTCCGTGTTGGTCATCCCCGAACTCCTGCTGATGGCCGG from the Deltaproteobacteria bacterium genome contains:
- a CDS encoding GldG family protein, whose protein sequence is MRRSNGLLGLIGIILLLFAGVAAFLTRGRSPFDLLYIGSHGLVGLFALIAYLSSGLDNLREFVGERSTKYGANTIVSSLLFIVILVAVNYILARNHHKFDLTEAHVFSLSPQSISVVKNLQNDLAIQAFVEGGINPELRDLLTSYADQSSKIKFEMIDPDRQPEQAEKYKVSAYNTIRLEYGNETTTISQPNEENLTNAIIKVTRTTHKTVCMIEGHGEPDIDNAEDAKGFSALKADLANENYEVTKTLLATIDKMPDDCSVVVVVATARPYTDHEIDAIGAYLKKGGRVLFMIPPRINNQFAALLGEWGLKLGNDVVVDQVVRLFQGPALGLAPLANTYAAHDITKDFKQRTIFPMARSVQMDAAGKKGLVVTELVKTSPSSWAESDLEALFQRSEASLDPATDRKGPVSVAAVVDGKLKEMGIGEGESRVAVFGSVEFADNRNIEGTYYNRDLLLNTIDWLVGQSDLVSVRTKTIRASRVQFTQDQGTVIFYLSVLVIPELLLMAGLVVWWRRE